Below is a window of Oceaniferula flava DNA.
TTCGAGCTGCCGGCGCTGACACCAAAGCATTTTTCCTTCAATTCAAACAGCGGTGCCTGTCCGGTCTGTCACGGACTCGGCACGGAGATGTCGTGCGATCCCAATCTCATCGTGCCCGATCCCAGCAAATCTCTGAACGAGGGGGCGGTGGTGGTCTGGAAAAGTAACAAGCGCAAGAAAAGCTGGCAGGGGAAGAAAATGGACGCCCTCGCCGATGAGTTCAATGCGGATTTGGATGCTCCCTTTTCCTCTCTTCCCGAATCGTTTAAATATGCTCTGTTCTATGGCACCGAGGGAAAGGAGCTGAAGGTTATTTGGGAAAAAGACGGCTATGAGCGGCCGATGATCCAGCCCTTCGAAGGCCTATGCCGCACGGTGGAACGCTTTTCTCGCGAGAGCAAAAGTAACGCAGTGAGACGCAGCATGGCGCGCTTCATGACCTCGCAGCGATGTGAAAAATGCCAAGGTCGCCGACTGAAACCCGAGATTCTCGCGGTGACTTTGGAGAGCTCTGCAAGTGGCGGTGAGAGGGAGTTGGGGATCGATCGATTTTGTGCGCTCGCGGTTGAGGATGCCTTGCCTTGGATTCAGGGGATTGAGCTTCCTGCGGATCGTGGCTCCGCCCTGCAGGGGGTGCTGACGGAGACTGTGAGGAGGCTCCAGTTTTTGCAAGATGTCGGGCTTTCCTACCTGACCCTCGATCGAGGCAGCAACACCCTTTCGGGCGGCGAGGCTCAGCGGATCCGCTTGGCGACGCAAATTGGTGCAGGGCTTTCCGGCGTGGTTTACGTGCTCGATGAACCGAGCATCGGCCTGCACTGCGCCGATAACGCCCGACTGATCACAGCGCTCAAACGCCTGCGTGACATCGGCAATACCGTGGTGGTGGTGGAGCACGATGAAGACACCATCCGTGCCGCCGACTGGTTGATCGATATCGGCCCGGGTGCAGGAGTGCACGGGGGCGAGTTGCTGGCACAGGGGACACCCGAGGAGGTGGCGAAGCAGAAGCAATCGGTCACCGGCCAATGGCTGCAATCCGGAGCGGCCATCGATCTGGAAAATACCCGTCTCGGCTTGGAGGATGCCACCGGTGAGCTAGTCATCCGCAACGCCCGCGAGCACAATCTGAAAGGCATTGATGTCACCCTGCCACTCGGTCTGATGGTCACGGTGACCGGTGCCAGTGGCTCGGGGAAATCGACCCTAATTGATGGCATTCTTCGGCGTGCCTTGTCGCGGCATTTTTACCGCGCCACCGCAGTTCCGGGCGCTCATGATGGCATCGACGGCATTGAGCAACTGGACAAAGTGGTGGTGGTCGATCAAAAACCGCTCGGTCGTAGTCCGCGCTCCAACCCGGCCACCTACACGGGAGCGCTGGATCATATTCGGGCGCTTTTTGCCAAATTGCCTCTGGCTCGCCAGCGAGGATACAATGCTGGTCGGTTCAGTTTCAACATCAAGGGCGGTCGCTGCGAGAAGTGCCAGGGCGATGGCGCTATCCGCATCGACATGCATTTCCTCAACGATGCCTACGTGCCCTGCGATTCCTGCCAAGGAAAACGATACAACCGCGAGACCTTGGAGGTGACCTACAAGGGACGCAGCATTGCCGATGTGCTGGAGATGACGGCAGAAGAGGGGGCGACATTTTTTGCCAACGTGCCCAAGCTGAACGCCATCCTCACCGCACTCACCGATGTGGGGCTGGGCTATATCCAACTCGGCCAGCCGGCGAACACGCTTTCCGGCGGCGAGGCCCAACGGGTGAAGTTGGCCGACGAATTATCGCGACCCAACTCCGGGCACTGTCTCTATTTGCTGGATGAACCGACCACCGGTCTGCATTTCAACGATGTGCGCGTGCTGCTCGGCGTGCTGGGTAAGCTGCGCGACGCCGGAAACTCGCTGGTGATCGTGGAGCACAACTTGGATGTCATCCGTGCCTCCGACTGGATCATCGACCTCGGACCGGGCGGAGGTCGGCACGGCGGGGAGGTGGTGGTCAGCGGAACCCCAGCGCAAGTGGCTGACTGTGAGAGCTCGCTGACAGGAAAATGGCTCAGAGACTGAGCGGGGGGTATTTTTCCTCCGAGGACATTATGATAAAATTTACCGATTCGAACCTCGCGCCATCGCCGCCGATTGTGTTTAATTTTCTGCCTCCACTTGAACAATTCCGAATCAATGCGACGCTATGGATACTGAAAACAACAAGTCTGTGACTCAAGCCACTGCCAGTATTTCCAATCTTCCCCAAGGAGCGTCCATTGATGCCGATGGGAAACGCCAGCACTCCACCACGGAGGGCTACGCGTGGGACGCTTGGTTACGTGAAAACGGGTCACGCCTGTTGCTTTTTGCCCGACAGCAAACGCGAAGTTCCGAGGATGCCGAGGATGTCTTTCAAGATGCCTTGGTGAAACTCGCACGCAAGATCGATGAAGGCGTGTTCGATGGTGGACAGGAGGCTTGGAAACCCTACCTCTACACCACCATCCGGAGACTCTCGATTGACTTGGGCCGCAAAAATGATCGTCGCTCCAAACGTGAGGAAAAATCAGAAGCCGACCGCCGGGGTGAAACCGGAGGCGTCATTGACCCTTGGTTTGATGGTGAC
It encodes the following:
- the uvrA gene encoding excinuclease ABC subunit UvrA, which encodes MGVQEIVIKGARQHNLKDIDVSIPKEKLVVITGPSGSGKSSLAFHTLYAEGQRRYVESLSSYARQFLDQFDKPEVDSIEGLSPAIAIEQRSGGMNPRSTIATATEIYDYLRILYSAIGIPHDPSTGERLEKMTAKDIIDALSARPEGTKVVLLAPVPKEEAAEPNTLLENLQRQGFVRLRVNGEMLELDEAASQWPKKVKNLEVVVDRLVVRENAMSRLADSVETALRICGSQALALVMEPEAGDWQEVSFLTSYRNPATGFELPALTPKHFSFNSNSGACPVCHGLGTEMSCDPNLIVPDPSKSLNEGAVVVWKSNKRKKSWQGKKMDALADEFNADLDAPFSSLPESFKYALFYGTEGKELKVIWEKDGYERPMIQPFEGLCRTVERFSRESKSNAVRRSMARFMTSQRCEKCQGRRLKPEILAVTLESSASGGERELGIDRFCALAVEDALPWIQGIELPADRGSALQGVLTETVRRLQFLQDVGLSYLTLDRGSNTLSGGEAQRIRLATQIGAGLSGVVYVLDEPSIGLHCADNARLITALKRLRDIGNTVVVVEHDEDTIRAADWLIDIGPGAGVHGGELLAQGTPEEVAKQKQSVTGQWLQSGAAIDLENTRLGLEDATGELVIRNAREHNLKGIDVTLPLGLMVTVTGASGSGKSTLIDGILRRALSRHFYRATAVPGAHDGIDGIEQLDKVVVVDQKPLGRSPRSNPATYTGALDHIRALFAKLPLARQRGYNAGRFSFNIKGGRCEKCQGDGAIRIDMHFLNDAYVPCDSCQGKRYNRETLEVTYKGRSIADVLEMTAEEGATFFANVPKLNAILTALTDVGLGYIQLGQPANTLSGGEAQRVKLADELSRPNSGHCLYLLDEPTTGLHFNDVRVLLGVLGKLRDAGNSLVIVEHNLDVIRASDWIIDLGPGGGRHGGEVVVSGTPAQVADCESSLTGKWLRD
- a CDS encoding RNA polymerase sigma factor, whose product is MDTENNKSVTQATASISNLPQGASIDADGKRQHSTTEGYAWDAWLRENGSRLLLFARQQTRSSEDAEDVFQDALVKLARKIDEGVFDGGQEAWKPYLYTTIRRLSIDLGRKNDRRSKREEKSEADRRGETGGVIDPWFDGDGSNDETRQLLEEGLKKLPTKFSEVIVMKIWGENTFAEIGEILGVSLNTVASRYRYGLERLRKSLEGARQNEDL